The Ochotona princeps isolate mOchPri1 chromosome 1, mOchPri1.hap1, whole genome shotgun sequence genome has a segment encoding these proteins:
- the LOC131479624 gene encoding jerky protein homolog, with translation MVKLLEKLDRGVSVKHLMEEYGVGMTTIYDLKKQKDKLLKFCAESDEPRLMKTRKTLHKAKNEDLDRILKEWIRQRRSEHKPLNGMLIMKQARIYHEELKIEGNCEYSTGWLQKFKKRHGIKFVKICRDKASSDHKAVEHYVEEVDLDKDFNTDSQTRAVRSLTGGEMAKVLLNQQDCCKDADKDGVVDTGAQVPIDDMVKMCDGLIEGLEQRAFITEQEIKSVYKIKERLLRQKLLLMSR, from the coding sequence TCAAGCTGTTGGAGAAACTGGACAGGGGTGTAAGCGTGAAACACTTGATGGAAGAGTATGGTGTTGGAATGACCACCATATATGATCTGAAGAAACAGAAGGATAAGCTCTTGAAGTTCTGTGCGGAAAGTGATGAGCCAAGGTTAATGAAAACCAGAAAGACACTGCATAAAGCTAAAAATGAAGATCTGGATCGTATATTGAAAGAGTGGATCCGCCAGCGTCGCAGTGAACACAAGCCACTGAATGGTATGCTGATCATGAAACAAGCCAGAATCTATCATGAGGAACTGAAAATTGAAGGCAACTGTGAATACTCAACAGGCTGGTTGCAGAAGTTTAAGAAAAGACATGGCATTAAGTTTGTAAAGATTTGTCGTGATAAAGCATCCAGTGATCACAAAGCAGTAGAGCATTATGTTGAAGAGGTGGATTTGGACAAAGACTTTAACACTGATAGTCAGACTCGAGCCGTTCGTTCGTTGACTGGTGGcgagatggccaaagtgcttctGAATCAGCAGGACTGTTGTAAAGATGCTGATAAAGATGGTGTTGTGGACACCGGAGCACAAGTGCCTATAGACGACATGGTGAAAATGTGTGATGGGCTTATTGAAGGACTAGAACAGCGTGCATTCATAACAGAACAAGAAATCAAGTCAGTTTATAAAATCAAAGAGAGACTGTTAAGACAAAAACTATTGCTAATGAGCAGATGA